One stretch of Cellulomonas wangsupingiae DNA includes these proteins:
- the nusG gene encoding transcription termination/antitermination protein NusG yields the protein MSQESQEPTSGAEAEMADALASVEAVEASAGDEVDDTDATEVEPETDEAPEADEAPEVDAEAESADEQDAPSDEDDPDEDPEVAFKAKLRRLPGDWFVIHSYAGYENRVKANLESRTQSLNMEDYIHQVEVPMEEVVEIKNAQRKVVKRVRIPGYVLVRMDLTDESWGAVRHTPGVTGFVGHTHQPVPLTLDEVFSMLAPVLEAKTPAQHAAKASSKPVEVDFTVGESVTVTDGGPFDTLPATISEINPENQKLKVLVSLFGRETPVELSFSQVSKI from the coding sequence GTGTCGCAGGAGTCGCAGGAGCCCACGTCGGGCGCCGAGGCCGAGATGGCGGACGCCCTGGCGTCCGTCGAGGCCGTCGAGGCGAGCGCGGGTGACGAGGTCGACGACACGGACGCCACCGAGGTCGAGCCCGAGACCGACGAGGCCCCGGAGGCCGACGAGGCCCCGGAGGTCGACGCGGAGGCGGAGTCCGCCGACGAGCAGGACGCGCCGTCCGACGAGGACGACCCCGACGAGGACCCCGAGGTCGCGTTCAAGGCCAAGCTGCGCCGGCTGCCCGGCGACTGGTTCGTCATCCACTCCTACGCGGGGTACGAGAACCGCGTGAAGGCGAACCTCGAGTCGCGCACGCAGAGCCTCAACATGGAGGACTACATCCACCAGGTGGAGGTCCCCATGGAGGAGGTCGTGGAGATCAAGAACGCGCAGCGCAAGGTCGTCAAGCGCGTGCGGATCCCCGGCTACGTCCTCGTCCGCATGGACCTCACCGACGAGTCGTGGGGCGCCGTGCGCCACACGCCCGGTGTCACGGGCTTCGTCGGCCACACGCACCAGCCGGTGCCGCTGACGCTCGACGAGGTCTTCTCGATGCTCGCGCCCGTGCTCGAGGCCAAGACCCCGGCCCAGCACGCCGCCAAGGCGTCGAGCAAGCCCGTCGAGGTCGACTTCACGGTCGGCGAGTCGGTCACCGTCACCGACGGCGGGCCCTTCGACACGCTGCCGGCGACGATCTCCGAGATCAATCCCGAGAACCAGAAGCTCAAGGTCCTCGTCTCCCTCTTCGGCCGGGAGACCCCGGTCGAGCTGTCCTTCAGCCAGGTCTCGAAGATCTGA
- the secE gene encoding preprotein translocase subunit SecE — MSDTAAAAASDAEGSAARRSEHAPRRGEEKRGLFARIALFVRQVVAELKKVVRPTRQELVTYTGVVLVFVTVVMLFVTLIDLGIGKLTFLVFG; from the coding sequence GTGAGCGATACCGCTGCCGCCGCGGCGTCCGACGCCGAGGGCTCGGCCGCCCGCAGGAGCGAGCACGCGCCGCGTCGCGGTGAGGAGAAGCGCGGGCTGTTCGCGCGCATCGCGCTCTTCGTGCGCCAGGTCGTGGCCGAGCTCAAGAAGGTCGTCCGGCCCACGCGCCAGGAGCTGGTCACGTACACCGGCGTCGTGCTCGTGTTCGTCACCGTCGTGATGCTGTTCGTGACGCTCATCGACCTGGGCATCGGCAAGCTGACGTTCCTGGTCTTCGGGTGA
- a CDS encoding pyridoxal phosphate-dependent aminotransferase, with the protein MSEHTAQTTTSTRARVSARIAAIAESATLAVDAKAKALKAAGRPVIGFGAGEPDFPTPEYIVEAAVRAAQDPVNHRYSPAAGLPVLREAIAAKTLRDSGYEVRPADVLVTNGGKQAVFQAFAAILDPGDEVLLPAPYWTTYPEAIRLTGAEPVEVFAGVEQGYLVTVEQLEAARTPRTKALLFNSPSNPTGAVYSPEQTEEIGRWALEHGIWVITDEIYEHLTYDHAVFTPIVRVVPELADTTIVLNGVAKTYAMTGWRVGWMIGPTDVIKAATNLQSHLTSNVSNVSQRAAVAALTGDLSAVEAMRAAFDRRRRTMVAMLEAIEGVRCPAPQGAFYAYPSVEGVLGRTIRGVTPTTSAQLASLILDEVEVAVVPGEAFGPSGYLRLSYALGDDDLVEGVGRVQALLAEAV; encoded by the coding sequence GTGAGCGAGCACACCGCCCAGACGACGACGTCCACCCGCGCCCGGGTCTCCGCGCGCATCGCCGCGATCGCGGAGTCCGCGACGCTCGCGGTCGACGCGAAGGCCAAGGCCCTCAAGGCCGCCGGCCGGCCGGTGATCGGCTTCGGGGCAGGTGAGCCGGACTTCCCGACGCCCGAGTACATCGTCGAGGCCGCCGTCCGCGCGGCCCAGGACCCCGTGAACCACCGCTACTCCCCCGCGGCCGGCCTGCCCGTGCTGCGCGAGGCGATCGCGGCCAAGACGCTGCGCGACTCCGGCTACGAGGTCCGGCCGGCGGACGTGCTGGTCACCAACGGCGGCAAGCAGGCCGTCTTCCAGGCGTTCGCCGCGATCCTGGACCCGGGCGACGAGGTGCTGCTCCCGGCCCCCTACTGGACCACCTACCCGGAGGCGATCCGGCTGACGGGCGCCGAGCCGGTCGAGGTGTTCGCCGGCGTCGAGCAGGGCTACCTCGTGACCGTCGAGCAGCTCGAGGCCGCGCGCACGCCGCGCACCAAGGCGCTGCTGTTCAACTCGCCGTCCAACCCCACGGGCGCGGTGTACTCCCCCGAGCAGACCGAGGAGATCGGTCGCTGGGCCCTCGAGCACGGCATCTGGGTCATCACGGACGAGATCTACGAGCACCTGACGTACGACCACGCGGTCTTCACCCCGATCGTGCGCGTCGTGCCCGAGCTGGCCGACACCACGATCGTCCTCAACGGCGTCGCCAAGACGTACGCGATGACGGGCTGGCGCGTCGGCTGGATGATCGGGCCCACCGACGTCATCAAGGCCGCGACGAACCTGCAGTCGCACCTGACGTCGAACGTCTCCAACGTCTCGCAGCGCGCGGCCGTCGCGGCGCTGACCGGCGACCTGTCCGCGGTCGAGGCGATGCGCGCGGCGTTCGACCGCCGCCGCCGCACGATGGTCGCGATGCTCGAGGCGATCGAGGGCGTGCGCTGCCCCGCGCCGCAGGGCGCGTTCTACGCGTACCCGTCGGTCGAGGGCGTGCTGGGCCGCACGATCCGCGGCGTCACCCCGACCACGTCCGCGCAGCTCGCGTCGCTGATCCTCGACGAGGTCGAGGTCGCGGTCGTGCCCGGTGAGGCGTTCGGCCCCAGCGGGTACCTGCGCCTGTCGTACGCGCTGGGCGACGACGACCTCGTCGAGGGCGTCGGCCGCGTCCAGGCCCTGCTCGCCGAGGCGGTCTGA
- a CDS encoding ABC transporter ATP-binding protein: MVTTNAPAVLVEGLHKRYGEKRAVDGLDLRVEHGEIVAVLGPNGAGKTTTVETLEGFRRADAGHVRVLGEDPARAGRAWRARLGVVLQDNRDLAEATVREIVHHVAGFYPAPRDPEGVIDAVGLRDRAGTRTRALSGGQRRRLDVALGVVGDPELLFLDEPTTGFDPQARHEFWELVESLRDEGTTILLTTHYLEEAERLADRVVVVAHGRVVAEGAPADLGGRRARRARVRWTVDGVTHDEATDTPTALVARLAAELGRTDGEVPGLQVLRPTLEDVYLGLIGQDAAADAAGEETAR, translated from the coding sequence ATGGTGACGACGAACGCCCCGGCCGTCCTGGTCGAGGGCCTGCACAAGCGGTACGGCGAGAAGCGCGCCGTCGACGGCCTGGACCTGCGCGTCGAGCACGGCGAGATCGTCGCGGTGCTCGGGCCCAACGGCGCGGGCAAGACGACGACGGTCGAGACGCTCGAGGGGTTCCGGCGTGCCGACGCCGGCCACGTCCGTGTCCTCGGAGAGGACCCGGCGCGCGCGGGGCGGGCGTGGCGGGCGCGCCTGGGCGTGGTGCTGCAGGACAACCGCGACCTGGCCGAGGCGACGGTGCGCGAGATCGTCCACCACGTCGCGGGCTTCTACCCCGCGCCGCGGGACCCGGAGGGCGTGATCGACGCGGTCGGGCTGCGCGACAGGGCCGGGACGCGCACGCGCGCGCTGTCCGGCGGGCAGCGACGCCGGCTCGACGTCGCGCTCGGGGTCGTCGGCGACCCCGAGCTGCTGTTCCTCGACGAGCCGACGACCGGGTTCGACCCGCAGGCCCGTCACGAGTTCTGGGAGCTCGTGGAGTCCCTGCGCGACGAGGGCACGACCATCCTGCTGACGACGCACTACCTCGAGGAGGCCGAACGCCTCGCGGACCGCGTCGTCGTCGTGGCGCACGGGCGCGTCGTGGCGGAGGGCGCGCCGGCCGACCTCGGAGGCCGCCGGGCACGGCGCGCGCGGGTGCGGTGGACGGTCGACGGCGTGACGCACGACGAGGCGACCGACACCCCGACGGCCCTGGTCGCGCGGCTCGCCGCGGAGCTGGGCCGGACCGACGGCGAGGTCCCGGGCCTGCAGGTGCTGCGCCCCACGCTCGAGGACGTGTACCTCGGGCTCATCGGACAGGACGCGGCGGCGGACGCGGCGGGCGAGGAGACGGCGCGATGA
- a CDS encoding ABC transporter permease, which translates to MTTTNRTTGSTRAAHPTDRPSSALPGLARLAWSRTVFEVRAFFRERDAVVFVFVYPILMLAIFATVFGAEEELLPGSGVYFPQYFLPGMVATGVMLSSFQNLAISIAGERDDGTLKRLRSTPLPATAYFLGKTGQVLVTAGVQTALLLAVAALVFDVPLPTEPGRWWTFAWVFVLGTATGAVCGVAFSSVPRSGQSASPVVIPVVLVLQFVSGVFFAFDELPTWMQQAASVFPLKWMAQGMRSVFLPDEGAALEPAGSWQHGATAAVLAAWLVVALVVGVRTFSWRRRDDG; encoded by the coding sequence ATGACGACGACGAACCGCACCACCGGGAGCACCCGCGCAGCACACCCCACGGACCGTCCGTCGTCGGCGCTGCCCGGACTCGCGCGCCTCGCCTGGTCGCGCACGGTGTTCGAGGTCCGGGCGTTCTTCCGCGAGCGCGACGCCGTGGTGTTCGTGTTCGTGTACCCGATCCTCATGCTGGCGATCTTCGCGACCGTGTTCGGTGCCGAGGAGGAGCTGCTGCCCGGGTCGGGGGTGTACTTCCCGCAGTACTTCCTGCCCGGCATGGTCGCCACGGGCGTCATGCTCTCGAGCTTCCAGAACCTGGCGATCTCGATCGCCGGGGAGCGCGACGACGGCACGCTGAAGCGGCTGCGCTCGACCCCGCTGCCGGCCACGGCGTACTTCCTGGGCAAGACCGGCCAGGTCCTGGTCACGGCGGGCGTCCAGACCGCCCTCCTGCTCGCGGTCGCGGCGCTGGTCTTCGACGTGCCGCTGCCGACCGAGCCGGGCCGGTGGTGGACGTTCGCATGGGTCTTCGTGCTCGGCACGGCCACCGGCGCGGTGTGCGGCGTGGCGTTCTCGTCCGTGCCGCGCAGCGGTCAGTCGGCGAGCCCGGTCGTGATCCCCGTGGTGCTGGTGCTGCAGTTCGTGTCCGGGGTGTTCTTCGCGTTCGACGAGCTGCCGACGTGGATGCAGCAGGCCGCGTCGGTCTTCCCCCTGAAGTGGATGGCGCAGGGCATGCGCTCGGTGTTCCTGCCCGACGAGGGGGCTGCGCTCGAGCCGGCAGGGTCGTGGCAGCACGGTGCGACGGCCGCCGTGCTCGCGGCGTGGCTGGTCGTCGCCCTGGTCGTGGGTGTGCGGACCTTCAGCTGGCGGCGCCGGGACGACGGATGA
- a CDS encoding sensor histidine kinase gives MSTPADAGAGTEHGPGPQTVDRHGFWLRTLRMWDLVFVGLTALYLVAVLTEVSTPADALLPAGAMAVLVLTYVLVGRRGVVRGDTRRVDAYLAVLVVVVVSQVALADIGPVLLFLAYVQIWNLVRTRVAGVVWAVALAVGCTVAEALRVRGTDEQIVEIAAQFGSALLFAVALGLWITHVAEQSEERAYLLDELRATQDALAASHHAAGVVAERERLAAEIHDTLAQGFTSVVMLAQTASVELERGRSDRVAARLAGIEDVARDNLAEARALVAAFSPPDLQDGTLADALARLATRFTGETGVRVEVVDDAGDDLAGREAQVVLLRAAQEALANVRRHAAASHVTLRLARSGDEVVLEVADDGRGLPAGASEGTGLRGMRARADAAGGTLDVVGTPGDGTRVRLRVPVRPAAAGTTGPARTDAP, from the coding sequence ATGAGCACCCCCGCGGACGCCGGAGCCGGCACCGAGCACGGGCCCGGGCCGCAGACCGTGGACCGGCACGGCTTCTGGCTGCGCACGCTGCGGATGTGGGACCTCGTGTTCGTCGGGCTGACGGCGCTGTACCTGGTGGCGGTGCTGACGGAGGTCTCCACGCCCGCCGACGCGCTGCTCCCCGCGGGCGCGATGGCCGTGCTCGTCCTGACCTACGTGCTGGTCGGCAGGCGCGGCGTCGTCCGCGGCGACACCCGACGCGTCGACGCCTACCTCGCGGTGCTGGTGGTCGTCGTCGTCTCCCAGGTCGCGCTCGCGGACATCGGGCCGGTCCTGCTGTTCCTCGCCTACGTGCAGATCTGGAACCTCGTGCGCACCCGCGTCGCGGGCGTCGTGTGGGCGGTGGCGCTCGCCGTCGGCTGCACCGTCGCCGAGGCGCTGCGCGTGCGGGGGACGGACGAGCAGATCGTCGAGATCGCCGCGCAGTTCGGGTCCGCGCTGCTCTTCGCCGTCGCGCTCGGGCTGTGGATCACCCACGTCGCCGAGCAGAGCGAGGAACGCGCCTACCTGCTCGACGAGCTGCGCGCGACGCAGGACGCCCTCGCCGCGTCGCACCACGCGGCCGGGGTCGTCGCCGAGCGCGAACGGCTCGCGGCGGAGATCCACGACACGCTCGCCCAGGGCTTCACGTCGGTCGTCATGCTCGCTCAGACCGCGTCGGTCGAGCTCGAGCGCGGGCGCTCCGACCGGGTGGCGGCACGTCTGGCCGGCATCGAGGACGTCGCGCGGGACAACCTCGCCGAGGCCCGTGCGCTCGTCGCCGCGTTCTCCCCGCCGGACCTGCAGGACGGCACGCTCGCGGACGCCCTGGCGCGCCTCGCGACCCGGTTCACCGGCGAGACGGGGGTGCGGGTCGAGGTCGTCGACGACGCCGGCGACGACCTCGCGGGCCGCGAGGCCCAGGTCGTGCTGCTGCGCGCCGCGCAGGAGGCCCTCGCGAACGTCCGGCGGCACGCCGCCGCCTCGCACGTGACGCTGCGGCTGGCGCGGTCGGGCGACGAGGTGGTCCTCGAGGTCGCCGACGACGGACGCGGCCTGCCCGCCGGCGCGTCCGAGGGCACGGGGCTGCGGGGCATGCGGGCACGCGCCGACGCCGCCGGCGGCACGCTCGACGTCGTCGGGACCCCGGGCGACGGCACGCGGGTGCGCCTGCGCGTGCCCGTCCGCCCCGCCGCCGCCGGCACCACCGGGCCGGCCCGGACGGACGCACCGTGA
- a CDS encoding response regulator, giving the protein MTVRVVVADDHPVVRSGIVALLDLEPDLEVVGEAGDGEQAVALAEELRPDLVLMDLRMPGTDGTAATVRIVAGLPGVHVLVLTTYETDTDILRAVEAGATGYLLKDTPRDQLVAGVRAAARGESALSPSVARRLVQQVRGDRGERLTPREQQVLGGVARGLSNAAIGRALFITEATVKTHLLRAFAKLGVDDRTRAVTVAIERGILPGA; this is encoded by the coding sequence GTGACCGTCCGCGTCGTCGTGGCCGACGACCACCCCGTCGTGCGGTCCGGCATCGTGGCGCTGCTCGACCTCGAGCCGGACCTCGAGGTCGTCGGCGAGGCCGGTGACGGCGAGCAGGCCGTGGCGCTGGCCGAGGAGCTGCGGCCGGACCTCGTGCTCATGGACCTGCGCATGCCGGGCACGGACGGCACCGCCGCGACCGTACGGATCGTCGCCGGGCTGCCGGGCGTGCACGTGCTGGTGCTCACGACCTACGAGACGGACACCGACATCCTGCGGGCGGTCGAGGCGGGTGCGACGGGGTACCTGCTGAAGGACACCCCGCGTGACCAGCTCGTCGCGGGGGTGCGGGCCGCGGCCCGCGGCGAGTCGGCGCTGTCGCCGTCGGTCGCCCGCCGCCTGGTCCAGCAGGTCCGCGGTGACCGCGGCGAGCGGCTCACCCCGCGCGAGCAGCAGGTGCTCGGCGGCGTCGCGCGCGGGCTGTCGAACGCCGCGATCGGCCGTGCGCTGTTCATCACCGAGGCCACCGTCAAGACCCACCTGCTGCGGGCGTTCGCCAAGCTCGGCGTCGACGACCGCACGCGCGCCGTCACGGTCGCCATCGAGCGCGGCATCCTGCCCGGCGCCTGA
- a CDS encoding sensor histidine kinase, protein MRNGPASGRSAAAPVDAPRAAGSRATVRGRLMTAVVALTAAAMTVSGVTGLALQLRATDARIDDSLERAVSAVRTSQAEGEAQADDTRAPWSSVRDLLRRAVEARVPAEHEGMLSLVDGAFDLRPADETGAIRLDTDEELMAWLAALPADDPLAGHPRTVRTSVTEYRLVTVPVGVEADPGVAGMFVVASDRTAQNADVWRIFLTYSVVGLVALAVTSLVAWFVVGRMLRPVRVLRDTVRRVTESDLSERIELTGKDDLTDLAASVNSMLERLERAFGSQRELLDDVGHELRTPLTIVRGHLELLDPADVDDVRGTQALALDELDRMQRLVDDLVTLATADRPDFVRRAPVDLGRLTDDVHEKARGLGERRFVVVARADVVVAVDAQRITQAWLQLLANAVRFSAPGSTVRLGSEVSGGRLLVWVRDEGPGVPPEEEARIFERFHRGQADRVQHGAGLGLPIVAAIAAAHGGRVLLEHPPPGAGPGVGVVLDLPAVGLVDGEAESLELVEPHR, encoded by the coding sequence ATGCGGAACGGGCCGGCGTCGGGGCGTTCCGCCGCCGCGCCCGTCGACGCGCCGCGTGCGGCGGGCTCCCGGGCCACCGTCCGCGGACGCCTGATGACGGCGGTGGTGGCGCTGACGGCCGCCGCCATGACCGTCTCCGGCGTGACCGGACTGGCCCTGCAGCTGCGGGCGACGGACGCCCGCATCGACGACTCGCTCGAGCGCGCGGTCAGCGCGGTACGCACGAGCCAGGCCGAGGGCGAGGCGCAGGCCGACGACACCCGCGCCCCGTGGTCGTCCGTCCGGGACCTGCTGCGCCGAGCCGTCGAGGCACGTGTCCCCGCCGAGCACGAGGGGATGCTCTCGCTGGTGGACGGCGCGTTCGACCTGCGCCCGGCGGACGAGACGGGGGCGATCCGTCTCGACACCGACGAGGAGCTCATGGCGTGGCTCGCGGCCCTGCCGGCCGACGACCCGCTCGCGGGCCACCCCCGCACGGTCCGCACGTCGGTCACCGAGTACCGGCTGGTGACCGTGCCGGTCGGCGTCGAGGCCGACCCGGGCGTCGCGGGCATGTTCGTCGTGGCGTCCGACCGGACCGCGCAGAACGCGGACGTGTGGCGCATCTTCCTCACGTACTCCGTGGTCGGTCTGGTGGCGCTCGCCGTCACCTCGCTCGTCGCGTGGTTCGTCGTCGGGCGCATGCTGCGTCCGGTGCGGGTGCTGCGGGACACCGTCCGGCGCGTCACCGAGTCCGACCTGTCGGAGCGCATCGAGCTCACCGGCAAGGACGACCTGACGGACCTCGCCGCCTCGGTGAACTCGATGCTCGAGCGCCTGGAGCGCGCCTTCGGCTCGCAGCGCGAGCTGCTCGACGACGTGGGCCACGAGCTGCGGACACCCCTGACGATCGTGCGCGGGCACCTCGAGCTGCTGGACCCGGCCGACGTGGACGACGTGCGCGGGACGCAGGCCCTCGCGCTGGACGAGCTCGACCGCATGCAGCGGCTCGTCGACGACCTCGTCACGCTGGCGACCGCCGACCGGCCCGACTTCGTGCGCCGGGCTCCGGTGGACCTCGGGCGCCTGACCGACGACGTGCACGAGAAGGCCCGCGGGCTGGGCGAGCGCCGGTTCGTCGTCGTCGCGCGCGCCGACGTCGTGGTCGCCGTCGACGCCCAGCGCATCACCCAGGCCTGGCTGCAGCTGCTGGCCAACGCCGTGCGCTTCTCGGCACCCGGCTCCACAGTGCGACTCGGCAGCGAGGTGTCCGGGGGCCGCCTGCTGGTCTGGGTGCGCGACGAGGGGCCGGGCGTCCCCCCCGAGGAGGAGGCGCGGATCTTCGAGCGCTTCCACCGCGGGCAGGCCGACCGCGTCCAGCACGGCGCGGGCCTCGGTCTGCCGATCGTCGCGGCCATCGCCGCGGCGCACGGCGGGCGCGTCCTGCTGGAGCACCCCCCTCCCGGCGCCGGTCCCGGCGTCGGTGTCGTCCTCGACCTGCCTGCCGTCGGCCTCGTCGACGGCGAGGCCGAGTCCCTCGAGCTCGTGGAGCCGCACAGATGA
- a CDS encoding response regulator transcription factor, translating to MTHILIAEDEERIAAFVAKGLRAHGYEATAVVTGEEALEHVEAGGVDLLVLDLGLGDMDGFEVLRYLRAERYTLPVIVLTARSSVTDTVTGLESGADDYMAKPFRFEELLARVRLRLRSQPSAASRGNVLAHGRLQLDLRTRRMRVDETEVDLSAREFALAETFMRNPGDVLTRERLLSEVWGYDFDPGSNVVDVYVRYLRRKLGAEHFDTIRGVGYRLVDAPA from the coding sequence ATGACACACATCCTGATCGCCGAGGACGAGGAGCGCATCGCCGCGTTCGTCGCCAAGGGCCTGCGCGCCCACGGGTACGAGGCGACCGCCGTCGTCACCGGCGAGGAGGCCCTCGAGCACGTCGAGGCCGGCGGCGTCGACCTGCTCGTGCTCGACCTCGGGCTGGGCGACATGGACGGCTTCGAGGTGCTGCGCTACCTGCGCGCCGAGCGCTACACGCTGCCGGTCATCGTCCTGACCGCCCGGTCCTCGGTCACGGACACCGTCACCGGGCTGGAGTCCGGTGCCGACGACTACATGGCCAAGCCGTTCCGGTTCGAGGAGCTGCTCGCCCGCGTCCGGCTGCGGCTGCGCAGCCAGCCCTCGGCCGCGTCACGCGGCAACGTGCTCGCCCACGGGCGGCTGCAGCTCGACCTGCGGACCCGTCGCATGAGGGTCGACGAGACCGAGGTGGACCTGTCCGCGCGGGAGTTCGCCCTCGCGGAGACGTTCATGCGGAACCCGGGTGACGTGCTCACGCGCGAGCGGCTGCTGTCCGAGGTCTGGGGGTACGACTTCGACCCCGGTTCCAACGTCGTCGACGTGTACGTGCGGTACCTGCGGCGCAAGCTCGGCGCCGAGCACTTCGACACGATCCGCGGCGTCGGGTACCGCCTCGTGGACGCCCCCGCCTGA